In a genomic window of Gloeocapsopsis dulcis:
- a CDS encoding family 10 glycosylhydrolase — protein MSYFLSVGMPLVRVQPAIAAEPSVLGVVKSQENTAQWQGITERLQAAKVAYCVIDLENVRNVTDLSALPVVFLPNIATISPTQAIALEEWISQGGKVIASGPVGNMSQPGVRQLLRSLLGAYWGFEMNQPSQVQPLRINTQNWVRQPGLAGTIHGGVVIPASLTSKPAAIWQSKDTPSAVVTTERSTVLGWQWGTDTAAPVAMDSAWLRAAVSRYVPLSNAPTPTPKNCNGSAVAISPPTPTAIAPPPQATVTRQAEPIERIAPRGLLAPDSNNRMTNVEAIALQQELQNLIGRFESAQLAANAQNGIKANSTVESTAVAQALIEAKAIAKIIPQLVQQGNYIAARNQWLKAQQILWQNYPSRPLAQPEIRAMWLDRGSIVRAGSEQGLAKIFDQLAAAGINTVFFETVNAGYPIYQSAVAPQQNPLIRGWDPLASAVKLAKARDMELHAWVWVFAAGNQRHNTIVNLSVNYPGPLIAANPDWASYDNQGSMFPPGQGKPFLDPANPEVRSYLLRLFEEIVSRYQVDGLQLDYIRYPFQDPGAERTYGYGKAARQKFQQLTGVDPVQISPRQPDLWQKWTQFRTQQVDSFVTEVSQHLRRKHPQLILSAAVFPLAEHERIQKLQQHWEVWASRGDVDMIVPMTYALDTYRFQRLAQPWITSNKLGSTLLLPGIRLLDLPVSTAVDQIQLARDLPVSGYSLFAVENLSDELQRLFQQTQGNIQAPVPYRQPFQTATARYNSLQQEWNFLAANNQLRLQGRSLSLFNVQVADVENALKQLAAEPSLNRLTVARAALTNFQLQFRSWIRPYALENPYQAKVWENRLATIERLLNYGETVVLKREVAPVAHRE, from the coding sequence CAGTGGCAGGGGATAACTGAGCGCTTGCAAGCAGCGAAAGTCGCTTATTGTGTGATTGATCTCGAAAATGTGAGAAACGTAACAGATTTAAGCGCTCTTCCTGTGGTATTTTTACCTAATATCGCCACTATATCACCAACGCAAGCAATTGCCTTAGAAGAATGGATCAGTCAAGGCGGAAAAGTTATTGCGAGTGGTCCTGTAGGAAATATGAGTCAACCAGGAGTACGTCAACTATTGCGATCGCTACTGGGCGCTTATTGGGGTTTTGAGATGAATCAGCCTTCGCAAGTGCAACCATTAAGAATCAATACGCAAAACTGGGTACGCCAGCCAGGACTTGCCGGTACGATCCATGGTGGAGTTGTCATTCCGGCAAGTTTGACAAGTAAACCTGCGGCAATTTGGCAATCTAAAGATACTCCCTCAGCAGTTGTGACAACAGAACGCTCTACAGTGTTAGGCTGGCAATGGGGAACCGATACCGCCGCACCAGTAGCAATGGATAGTGCTTGGTTACGCGCAGCAGTAAGTCGTTATGTTCCTTTATCAAATGCGCCAACGCCAACACCAAAAAACTGTAACGGTAGCGCAGTTGCCATATCTCCACCAACACCCACTGCGATCGCCCCGCCACCACAAGCGACAGTTACTCGCCAAGCTGAACCAATCGAACGAATTGCTCCCAGAGGGTTGCTAGCACCCGATAGCAATAATCGGATGACCAATGTAGAGGCGATCGCCCTGCAACAAGAACTGCAAAATCTAATTGGTCGGTTTGAGAGTGCCCAGTTAGCTGCCAATGCTCAAAATGGTATTAAAGCTAATTCTACTGTCGAGTCTACCGCTGTAGCTCAAGCACTAATAGAAGCAAAAGCAATCGCCAAAATAATACCACAACTTGTACAACAAGGCAACTATATTGCTGCGCGTAACCAATGGCTCAAAGCACAGCAAATTTTGTGGCAAAATTATCCGAGCCGCCCCCTTGCCCAACCAGAAATTCGCGCCATGTGGTTAGACAGAGGCAGCATTGTGCGTGCGGGTTCTGAACAAGGACTAGCCAAGATTTTTGACCAACTCGCCGCCGCCGGAATTAATACAGTCTTTTTTGAAACTGTAAATGCGGGCTATCCGATTTACCAAAGTGCAGTTGCGCCCCAACAAAATCCGTTGATTCGAGGATGGGACCCTTTAGCCAGTGCGGTGAAGCTGGCCAAAGCGCGCGACATGGAGTTACATGCTTGGGTGTGGGTATTTGCCGCAGGAAACCAACGTCATAATACCATCGTTAATTTATCCGTCAATTATCCAGGACCACTAATTGCGGCTAACCCTGATTGGGCAAGTTACGACAACCAAGGAAGTATGTTTCCTCCTGGGCAAGGAAAACCTTTTTTAGATCCGGCAAATCCTGAAGTACGCAGCTATTTACTCCGACTTTTTGAAGAAATTGTCAGCCGCTATCAAGTTGATGGCTTACAACTAGATTACATTCGCTATCCTTTCCAAGACCCTGGAGCAGAGCGCACCTATGGCTATGGTAAAGCAGCACGGCAAAAATTTCAGCAATTGACCGGAGTTGATCCAGTTCAAATTTCACCACGTCAACCGGATTTGTGGCAAAAGTGGACGCAATTTCGTACCCAGCAAGTTGATAGTTTTGTGACTGAAGTTTCTCAGCACTTGCGGCGCAAACATCCTCAGCTTATTTTGTCGGCAGCAGTCTTTCCACTTGCCGAACACGAACGAATTCAAAAATTGCAACAACACTGGGAAGTGTGGGCAAGTCGTGGTGATGTTGATATGATTGTCCCGATGACTTATGCGTTAGATACATATCGCTTCCAGCGTCTCGCCCAACCTTGGATTACTTCAAATAAGTTAGGTTCAACGTTACTCCTACCAGGAATTCGCCTACTTGACTTACCTGTATCAACTGCCGTCGATCAAATTCAATTAGCAAGAGATCTGCCCGTAAGTGGATATTCGCTATTTGCTGTAGAAAATTTGAGTGACGAGTTACAAAGACTGTTTCAACAGACTCAAGGTAACATCCAAGCCCCAGTTCCCTATCGCCAGCCCTTTCAAACTGCCACAGCCCGTTACAATAGCTTGCAGCAAGAATGGAACTTTCTTGCTGCAAATAATCAATTGCGACTACAGGGGCGATCGCTTTCGTTATTTAATGTCCAAGTTGCAGATGTAGAAAATGCTTTGAAGCAACTTGCTGCAGAACCTTCATTGAATCGCTTAACAGTCGCTAGAGCCGCGTTAACAAACTTCCAGTTACAATTCAGAAGTTGGATACGTCCCTACGCCCTGGAAAATCCTTATCAAGCTAAAGTTTGGGAAAATCGTCTGGCAACAATCGAAAGACTCCTCAACTATGGTGAAACAGTTGTCCTTAAACGTGAAGTAGCACCAGTTGCTCATCGCGAGTAA